A section of the Vigna radiata var. radiata cultivar VC1973A unplaced genomic scaffold, Vradiata_ver6 scaffold_183, whole genome shotgun sequence genome encodes:
- the LOC106778885 gene encoding LOW QUALITY PROTEIN: pathogen-related protein-like (The sequence of the model RefSeq protein was modified relative to this genomic sequence to represent the inferred CDS: deleted 1 base in 1 codon): MTAASVAEDKYRPLLRQDIEENTKWRYGPPSYELVNKLFEEGRTKVWAPGSLEEQVQTMVKQWEMEMFHKLDFQENRSVDPEKYIFSLNGRKGISLEEKRKLGGGYIPLLQTSLPEKLRPYNPYAETADSSHKAFTTAFPRGFALEILHVYSGPPEIVYKFRHWGYMEGPFNGRAPTGDKIELYGMAIFTLDENSKIVKVEFFYDPAELLGGLLKGAEFENSAEMLLRAVLYSGTLAREERVQKL; encoded by the exons ATGACAGCGGCAAGTGTTGCGGAGGACAAGTACCGCCCCTTACTGCGCCAAGATATCGAGGAGAACACCAAATGGAGATACGGTCCTCCAAGTTATGAACTTGTCAACAAACTATTTGAAGAAGGCCGAACAAAG GTATGGGCTCCAGGCTCACTGGAAGAGCAGGTGCAGACTATGGTGAAGCAGTGGGAGATGGAAATGTTCCACAAGCTTGATTTCCAGGAGAACCGATCGGTGGATCCAGAGAAATACATCTTCAGCCTAAACG GAAGAAAGGGCATAAGtttggaagagaaaaggaagCTTGGTGGAGGGTATATCCCTCTTCTGCAAACCTCTCTGCCTGAGAAACTAAGGCCCTACAATCCGTATGCAGAAACAGCAGATTCATCCCACAAGGCCTTTACCACTGCATTTCCACGCGGTTTTGCTCTCGAGATTCTGCACGTTTATTCAGGACCACCAGAGATCGTGTACAAGTTCAGGCACTGGGGTTACATGGAGGGTCCCTTCAATGGCCGTGCTCCCACTGGCGACAAAATTGAACTCTATGGAATGGCCATTTTCACG TTGGATGAGAATTCGAAAATAGTGAAGGTGGAGTTTTTTTATGATCCTGCGGAACTGCTGGGAGGTCTCTTGAAGGGTGCTGAGTTTGAGAACAGTGCTGAA ATGCTGTTGCGAGCTGTCCTGTACTCAGGAACACTGGCTAGAGAAGAACGTGTTCAAAAACTTTAA
- the LOC106778874 gene encoding protein FAR-RED IMPAIRED RESPONSE 1-like: MRDQNNEFFYDIEMDEDNRITNVFWADARSRAACEEFGDVVSFDTTYLTNKYDMPFAPFVGVNHHGQSILLGCGLLSSEDTYSFIWLFNCWLRCMGNKAPNSIVTDQCKAMANAIEEAFPKTKHRWCLWHIMKKIPEKFQGYKNYVGIKSDIKAVVYECATAIDFETGWKRLLTTHGLESNDWLCNLYKERAKWVPCYLKNHFWAGMSTTQRSEGMNAFFDGFINSTTTLQQFVIQYDNALKVKAQKELEADFASLNTTVACGSQSPIERQFQVEYTHAKFEEVQNEFRSRMNCFIKDTVKESIFNMYTIKEECMWEGKCVPKYYHVQFDLVLKEITCSCLLFEFRGIICRHSLLVLGQEDVHNVPSKYVLPRWSKNIRRKHTLIRAAYSSLQHDPKMQRYQTLCKQFYNLAEAACESECASDQLEKDLKSLAKKFGLSSSLKNNIVSEGGQLRYENAVPENPSYNTCGSSDVLVRSPVAVKRKGRPRTNRLKSTVESRCKKKSKATKRNSSTTPCEPNVRPLNVSFPIIIISTNIDIFCYVLVMRVTLCTQVATTFNGAQNPQDMEYASQTIQISQLSEVAPNGFMSLLSAVHNTFENI, from the coding sequence ATGAGAGACCAGAATAATGAATTCTTTTATGACATCGAGATGGATGAAGATAATAGAATTACTAATGTGTTTTGGGCAGATGCTCGAAGCCGAGCTGCTTGTGAGGAGTTCGGTGATGTCGTGTCGTTTGACACCACGTACTTAACCAACAAGTACGACATGCCATTCGCTCCATTTGTCGGAGTTAATCACCATGGACAGTCAATCTTACTTGGTTGTGGATTGCTTTCATCAGAGGACACTTATTCATTTATATGGTTATTTAATTGTTGGTTAAGATGCATGGGGAACAAGGCGCCCAACAGTATTGTAACCGATCAATGCAAGGCCATGGCTAATGCAATTGAAGAAGCTttcccaaaaacaaaacataggTGGTGTTTGTGgcacataatgaaaaaaatacctGAAAAATTCCAAGGGTATAAGAATTATGTTGGGATCAAGTCTGATATCAAAGCGGTTGTCTATGAGTGTGCTACTGCAATTGACTTTGAAACCGGTTGGAAACGACTACTTACCACACATGGCTTGGAAAGTAATGATTGGCTATGTAATTTGTACAAAGAGAGAGCGAAATGGGTTCCATGCTACTTGAAGAATCACTTTTGGGCTGGCATGTCAACTACTCAAAGAAGCGAGGGAATGAATGCTTTCTTTGATGGTTTTATTAATTCCACTACCACCTTGCAACAATTTGTGATTCAATACGATAATGCTCTAAAGGTTAAGGCACAAAAAGAATTAGAAGCTGATTTTGCCTCTCTAAATACAACAGTTGCATGTGGGTCTCAATCACCAATTGAGAGACAATTTCAAGTTGAGTACACTCATGCAAAATTTGAGGAAGTACAAAATGAGTTTCGATCAAGGATGAATTGTTTCATTAAAGACACAGTGAAGGAAAGTATTTTCAACATGTACACAATCAAGGAAGAGTGCATGTGGGAGGGAAAATGTGTGCCAAAATATTACCATGTTCAATTTGATCTTGTTTTAAAAGAGATTACTTGCTCCTGCCTATTGTTTGAGTTTAGAGGCATTATATGTAGGCATTCGCTATTGGTTCTAGGTCAGGAAGATGTGCATAATGTACCCTCAAAATATGTACTTCCCCGTTGGAGCAAAAACATCAGAAGAAAGCATACACTTATTAGAGCAGCTTATAGTTCTTTACAGCATGATCCCAAGATGCAAAGATACCAAACTTTGTGTAAGCAGTTCTATAATCTGGCTGAGGCTGCATGTGAATCAGAATGTGCTTCTGATCAGTtggaaaaagatttgaaatcTCTTGCTAAAAAGTTCGGTTTGAGCTCAAGTCTGAAAAATAATATCGTAAGTGAGGGAGGACAATTAAGGTATGAGAATGCCGTTCCAGAAAATCCATCCTACAATACATGCGGAAGTAGTGACGTACTTGTTCGCAGTCCCGTCGCGGTTAAGCGAAAAGGCCGACCAAGAACTAACAGATTGAAATCAACCGTTGAAAGTAGGTGCAAAAAGAAATCGAAGGCAACTAAAAGAAATTCTTCAACAACACCTTGTGAACCAAATGTGAGACCATTAAATGTTAGTTTTCCTATAATTATCATTAGTACAAATATTGATATCTTCTGTTACGTGTTGGTAATGCGTGTTACTTTATGCACTCAAGTAGCCACAACATTTAATGGAGCACAAAACCCCCAGGACATGGAATATGCATCCCAAACAATTCAGATATCCCAACTATCTGAAGTTGCTCCTAATGGCTTCATGTCCTTGCTCTCTGCGGTCCATaacacttttgaaaatatataa
- the LOC106778875 gene encoding protein FAR-RED IMPAIRED RESPONSE 1-like: MGLVDEMNEACNTEEENNFSLVPTLDMSFDTMEDAKKFYQEYGKRCGFGIRTRTSKRDKNNIVYYLRLVCSREGKYVSNIRPEVKTLPSQTNECPAGITIARKNEKWFVRTVVLYHSHDLCPQTSNLIRGNRQLNMHAKHTLEVNDDAGVRTNKSFLSMVSEAGGYENMQFVERDARNYIGQHRRSLCKEGDGQALL, encoded by the coding sequence ATGGGTTTGGTTGATGAAATGAATGAGGCATGTAATACGGAAGAAGAGAATAATTTCAGTTTGGTTCCTACTTTGGACATGTCATTTGACACAATGGAAGATGCAAAGAAATTTTATCAAGAATACGGTAAAAGATGTGGATTTGGCATTCGAACCAGAACCTCTAAAAGGGATAAGAACAACATAGTGTATTACTTGAGATTGGTTTGTTCCAGGGAAGGTAAATATGTTTCCAACATTCGTCCAGAGGTCAAAACTCTACCAAGTCAGACTAATGAATGTCCTGCTGGAATAACCATAGCACGAAAAAATGAGAAATGGTTTGTTAGAACTGTAGTTTTATATCATAGTCATGACCTGTGTCCACAAACCTCCAATCTAATCCGTGGTAACAGGCAATTGAACATGCATGCGAAGCACACTTTGGAAGTGAATGATGATGCTGGAGTTCGTACTaataagagtttccttagcATGGTTAGTGAAGCGGGTGGATATGAAAACATGCAATTTGTTGAACGAGATGCTAGGAACTACATTGGTCAGCATAGAAGGTCACTGTGTAAGGAAGGTGATGGACAGGCATTGCTTTGA